From Halorubrum salinarum, the proteins below share one genomic window:
- a CDS encoding DUF5784 family protein has protein sequence MAQPLRFRRSPGRWTADRVRSQLARPLDENLGATAGDPWFAPPPDYEARRFDMDDGSFALFCWTDDDADPPAGADGGPVGYWLGNTETPSELWRTDKYGFDEAPYPVSRWAQRELLAGLHDDEPWLADYPHVSWYFLPVFCSKDGAETSRAFFRDHAAGFPDAIREAGTGFVEETLRPGTLDDYREVMAGKLGTSASRDLVRMSAAIAEFAAARILTDAGYEITPEIEVTTGHSLDFRATDPETGAGHLVEVTRPQPTAGRSANDPVAAVRDTAETKTSGQLAAHAGGVTLFVDCSSFPADEWEAVRAAEPAVRHKPAVVYRTEPDGSIEGYRKGSVPLDLSGVVDGVS, from the coding sequence GTGGCACAACCGCTCCGCTTCAGGCGCTCGCCCGGTCGGTGGACGGCGGACCGCGTCCGGTCGCAGCTCGCTCGCCCCCTCGACGAGAACCTCGGAGCGACCGCCGGCGACCCGTGGTTCGCCCCGCCGCCGGACTACGAGGCGCGCCGGTTCGACATGGACGACGGGTCGTTCGCGCTGTTCTGCTGGACCGACGACGACGCGGACCCGCCGGCCGGCGCCGACGGCGGCCCGGTCGGGTACTGGCTTGGCAACACGGAGACCCCGAGCGAGCTCTGGCGGACGGACAAGTACGGGTTCGACGAGGCGCCCTACCCCGTCTCGCGGTGGGCGCAGAGGGAGCTCCTCGCCGGGCTCCACGACGACGAGCCGTGGCTGGCCGACTACCCGCACGTCTCGTGGTACTTCCTGCCGGTGTTCTGCTCGAAGGACGGCGCGGAGACGAGCCGGGCGTTCTTCCGCGACCACGCCGCCGGGTTCCCGGACGCGATCCGCGAGGCGGGCACCGGCTTCGTCGAGGAGACCCTCCGACCGGGCACGCTGGACGACTACCGCGAGGTCATGGCCGGGAAGCTCGGCACCTCCGCGTCCCGGGACCTCGTCCGCATGAGCGCGGCGATAGCCGAGTTCGCCGCGGCCCGGATCCTCACCGACGCGGGGTACGAGATCACGCCGGAGATCGAGGTGACAACCGGGCACTCGCTCGACTTCCGCGCGACCGATCCCGAGACCGGCGCCGGTCACCTCGTGGAGGTGACGCGCCCGCAGCCGACCGCCGGTCGCTCCGCGAACGACCCCGTCGCGGCCGTCCGCGACACCGCCGAGACGAAGACCAGCGGCCAGCTCGCGGCCCACGCGGGCGGCGTCACGCTGTTCGTCGACTGCTCGTCGTTCCCCGCCGACGAGTGGGAAGCGGTGCGCGCGGCCGAGCCCGCTGTCCGTCACAAGCCCGCGGTCGTGTACCGCACCGAGCCCGACGGGTCGATCGAGGGGTACCGGAAGGGCTCGGTCCCGCTCGACCTCTCCGGCGTCGTCGACGGCGTGTCGTAG
- a CDS encoding NAD(P)H-binding protein yields the protein MRVLVTGATGFVGSRLVPTLLSRGHDVVALVRDADGYDAPEGVSVVEGDLLEPETLPPAFELDGEAVDAAYYLVHSMDGGPGYEERDRNCARNFVAAASAAGIDRIVYLGGLGEDREELSEHLRSRREVERILAEGDPALTTLRAAIIIGAGSASFEVVSGLARRLPVMVTPKWVDTLCQPIAIADVVAYLAGVLDAPETAGETFEIGGPEVLTYAEILRRTRRQLGHSLRIVRVPVLSPELSARWLRLVTDVNPYLARSLVEGLRNTVVVEDDRIRELVPVERTPFELAVARALTESRNAEASPLSALPGVSP from the coding sequence ATGCGAGTGCTCGTCACCGGCGCGACCGGATTCGTCGGGAGCCGGCTCGTCCCGACGCTCCTCTCGCGCGGCCACGACGTGGTCGCGCTCGTCCGCGACGCCGACGGCTACGACGCGCCCGAGGGCGTCTCGGTCGTCGAGGGCGACCTCCTGGAACCGGAGACGCTCCCCCCGGCGTTCGAACTCGACGGCGAGGCGGTCGACGCCGCGTACTACCTCGTCCACTCGATGGACGGCGGCCCGGGGTACGAGGAGCGCGACCGGAACTGCGCGAGGAACTTCGTTGCGGCCGCGTCGGCCGCCGGGATCGACCGGATCGTCTACCTCGGCGGGCTCGGCGAGGACCGCGAGGAGCTCTCCGAGCACCTCCGTTCGCGCCGCGAGGTGGAGCGGATCCTCGCCGAGGGCGACCCGGCGCTCACGACCCTGCGCGCCGCGATCATCATCGGCGCCGGCAGCGCCAGCTTCGAGGTGGTGTCGGGGCTCGCCCGGCGGCTCCCGGTGATGGTCACGCCGAAGTGGGTCGACACGCTGTGCCAGCCGATCGCTATCGCCGACGTGGTCGCGTACCTCGCGGGCGTCCTCGACGCCCCCGAGACCGCCGGCGAGACGTTCGAGATCGGCGGCCCGGAGGTGCTGACCTACGCCGAGATCCTCCGCCGGACCAGGCGGCAGCTCGGCCACTCCCTCCGGATCGTGCGGGTCCCGGTGTTGAGCCCGGAGCTGTCGGCCCGGTGGCTCCGGCTCGTCACCGACGTGAACCCCTACCTCGCCCGGTCGCTGGTCGAGGGGCTCCGAAACACCGTGGTCGTCGAGGACGACCGGATCCGGGAGCTGGTGCCCGTCGAGCGCACGCCCTTCGAGCTCGCGGTCGCCCGCGCGCTGACCGAGTCGCGGAACGCGGAGGCGTCGCCGCTGAGCGCGCTGCCCGGAGTCTCGCCGTGA
- a CDS encoding DUF5789 family protein, producing MRLNGVDDRLERHQYPTTSEEIIAAHGNATVELANGSERLGDVLERFGDQTFEDAEDVFTTLRAGVCHRGVGRRFYSDRDPTTDAEDGPAPVSF from the coding sequence ATGCGCTTGAACGGCGTCGACGACCGACTCGAACGGCACCAGTACCCGACCACCTCTGAGGAGATCATCGCGGCTCACGGCAACGCGACCGTAGAGCTCGCGAACGGGTCCGAGCGGCTCGGCGACGTCTTGGAGCGGTTCGGCGACCAGACGTTCGAGGACGCGGAGGACGTGTTCACCACGCTCCGAGCCGGCGTCTGTCACCGCGGCGTCGGTCGCCGGTTCTACTCGGACCGCGACCCGACCACCGACGCGGAGGACGGGCCCGCGCCAGTCTCGTTCTGA
- a CDS encoding Lrp/AsnC family transcriptional regulator: MAVSDDTIVVLEQLRRDANRNDEEIAERTELSPAAVDEAREEIHDEGLVDSYAAVVDPAAVGHRESSYHFIGAIDNYDETLRNGVPEFNEWGGSQLAMVGFGNYDMIFRKVSRNEERLDRFAQNLITNPKYPSLRETSTYRINERYRWNGANLEANRYGQTNCGLDEDRREVLSVLQANGRLRNRPGKVAERADIATGEVAEIINELERDGVILGYTAFPDVKSLGWYRGFLGLSNLENSYEGVVDNLLELEPLYAPYIISGTGATWADIGIEFVCRSIEHLDEFTDRIRVGLDARESRTLLSPKVFQNERTVDVSPS; the protein is encoded by the coding sequence ATGGCGGTGAGCGACGACACAATAGTCGTGTTGGAACAGCTCCGGCGGGACGCGAACCGAAATGACGAGGAGATCGCGGAGCGAACTGAACTTAGTCCGGCGGCGGTCGACGAGGCGCGTGAGGAAATTCACGACGAAGGGTTGGTCGATTCGTACGCCGCGGTGGTTGACCCGGCCGCGGTCGGACATCGAGAGTCCTCGTATCACTTCATCGGTGCGATAGACAACTACGACGAGACCTTGCGGAACGGAGTGCCAGAGTTCAACGAGTGGGGAGGGTCGCAGCTCGCGATGGTGGGGTTCGGTAACTACGACATGATATTCCGAAAAGTGAGCAGGAACGAGGAGCGCCTCGACCGGTTCGCGCAGAATCTCATCACGAACCCGAAGTACCCGTCCCTTCGGGAAACGAGCACCTATCGGATCAACGAGCGATACCGATGGAACGGAGCTAACCTCGAAGCAAATCGGTACGGACAGACGAACTGCGGTCTCGACGAGGACCGGCGCGAGGTGCTCAGCGTGCTCCAGGCGAACGGCAGGCTCCGCAACAGACCGGGAAAGGTCGCCGAGCGAGCGGATATCGCGACGGGAGAGGTAGCAGAGATCATCAACGAGCTCGAAAGAGACGGCGTGATTCTCGGCTACACGGCCTTCCCGGACGTGAAGTCGCTTGGATGGTATCGGGGGTTCTTGGGACTGTCGAACCTTGAGAACAGCTACGAAGGCGTAGTGGACAATCTACTTGAACTTGAGCCACTCTACGCGCCGTACATCATCTCAGGAACAGGAGCAACTTGGGCCGACATCGGGATCGAGTTCGTTTGTCGGTCTATCGAACACCTAGACGAATTCACCGACCGAATCCGAGTTGGACTCGACGCGCGCGAGTCGCGAACGCTGCTCTCTCCGAAGGTATTCCAAAACGAAAGGACCGTAGACGTGAGTCCGAGTTGA
- a CDS encoding IMPACT family protein codes for MSDTYLTVAQRATARFEVQGSEFLGHVAPVDTVEAAESFVAAVREGYADATHNVPAYRVPAGEPSERTPGSEPMLREYSSDDGEPTGSAGKPALNVLQQREVRNAAAVVTRYYGGTNLGVGGLARAYSRAVKDGIDAAGVVEERPHRALVVETEYDDSGTVRGVIESAGVEFDADYGERVRFDLRVPVAEVEALRERLNDATSGRVEIDR; via the coding sequence GTGAGCGACACGTACCTGACGGTCGCCCAGCGCGCGACCGCGCGGTTCGAGGTCCAGGGGTCGGAGTTCCTCGGCCACGTCGCGCCCGTCGACACGGTCGAGGCCGCCGAGTCGTTCGTCGCGGCGGTCCGCGAGGGGTACGCGGACGCGACCCACAACGTGCCAGCGTACCGGGTGCCCGCGGGCGAGCCGTCCGAGCGGACGCCGGGGTCGGAGCCGATGCTCAGGGAGTACTCGTCGGACGACGGCGAGCCGACCGGGTCGGCGGGCAAGCCCGCGCTGAACGTGCTCCAGCAGCGCGAGGTCCGGAACGCCGCCGCGGTGGTGACGCGGTACTACGGCGGGACGAACCTCGGGGTCGGGGGGCTCGCGCGCGCCTACTCGCGCGCGGTGAAGGACGGTATCGACGCCGCCGGCGTGGTCGAGGAGCGGCCGCACCGCGCCCTCGTCGTGGAGACCGAGTACGACGACTCGGGGACGGTCCGGGGCGTCATCGAGTCGGCGGGCGTCGAGTTCGACGCCGACTACGGCGAGCGCGTCCGGTTCGACCTCCGGGTGCCGGTCGCCGAGGTGGAGGCGCTCCGCGAGCGGCTCAACGACGCGACGAGCGGACGGGTCGAGATCGACCGCTGA
- a CDS encoding MBL fold metallo-hydrolase, translated as MRAGEFEPVRGVEDLYVHDTGMFDTDEYGAVYVYDAERPIVIDTGTGANRESLFETVEAIGISREELAWILPTHAHLDHAGGAGHLAERYPNAEVRVPEKGVRHLVDPDALVAGTKSAVEEQWKYYAEPRPVPDDRIAGVAEGDRIDLGDRELVVREAPGHAPHHAVYHDPDADVVFVADAAGIYVPAVDAVTPTTPPPQFDFEQCLDDIRLIEDLDPDTICFGHFGPRTCDEALIGEAKRAYVEWVERVREKRAELGDDEAVVEHFESASRDIDYWNRERARANASLNARGVLTYLDRAGDEA; from the coding sequence ATGCGCGCAGGCGAGTTCGAACCGGTCCGCGGCGTCGAGGACCTGTACGTCCACGACACCGGGATGTTCGACACCGACGAGTACGGCGCCGTCTACGTGTACGACGCCGAGCGACCGATCGTGATAGACACGGGGACGGGAGCGAACCGGGAGTCCCTCTTCGAGACCGTCGAGGCGATCGGAATCTCCCGCGAGGAGCTCGCGTGGATCCTCCCGACCCACGCCCACCTCGATCACGCGGGCGGCGCCGGCCACCTGGCGGAGCGCTACCCGAACGCCGAGGTCCGGGTGCCCGAGAAGGGCGTCCGCCACCTCGTCGACCCCGACGCGCTCGTCGCCGGCACCAAGTCGGCGGTCGAGGAGCAGTGGAAGTACTACGCCGAGCCGCGGCCGGTCCCGGACGACCGGATCGCAGGGGTCGCCGAGGGCGACCGGATCGACCTCGGCGACCGGGAGCTCGTCGTCCGCGAGGCGCCCGGCCACGCACCCCACCACGCGGTCTACCACGACCCTGACGCGGACGTGGTGTTCGTCGCCGACGCCGCCGGCATCTACGTCCCCGCGGTCGACGCGGTGACCCCGACGACGCCGCCGCCGCAGTTCGACTTCGAGCAGTGCCTCGACGACATCCGGCTGATCGAGGATCTCGACCCCGACACGATCTGCTTCGGTCACTTCGGCCCGCGGACCTGCGACGAGGCCCTGATCGGCGAGGCGAAGCGGGCGTACGTCGAGTGGGTCGAGCGCGTCAGGGAGAAGCGCGCCGAACTCGGCGACGACGAGGCGGTCGTCGAGCATTTCGAGTCGGCGAGCCGCGACATCGACTACTGGAACCGCGAGCGCGCGCGGGCGAACGCGAGCCTGAACGCGAGAGGCGTGTTGACGTACCTCGACCGCGCCGGCGACGAGGCGTGA
- a CDS encoding DUF7530 family protein, whose product MSREYGETWVYESLVGGIPGLDVSRTLAVALQFAVFEVGVVALGWYYGTWDAVVAGTVAVVVAAVGSVEMHRLGAKNRLLGTPPEHKRLLFGSSIEIVLGVLAFIALLTYLFAWDGTGGPTLIDRLFGDDPPLPVVYLTLLVLWDLTYRIGTSWWSAVVALWRAVHVDLPDEERAVVRRLDAENIGFSLVQLALVPFLLTEPVLLGAVVGHVIAVAVVCSLAIWLT is encoded by the coding sequence GTGAGCCGCGAATACGGGGAGACGTGGGTGTACGAGAGCCTCGTCGGCGGGATCCCGGGCCTCGACGTCTCGCGCACGCTGGCGGTCGCGCTCCAGTTCGCCGTCTTTGAGGTCGGCGTGGTGGCGCTCGGCTGGTACTACGGGACCTGGGACGCCGTCGTCGCCGGGACGGTCGCGGTCGTCGTCGCCGCCGTCGGCAGCGTCGAGATGCACCGCCTCGGGGCGAAGAACCGACTGCTCGGCACGCCGCCCGAGCACAAGCGGCTGCTGTTCGGGTCGAGCATCGAGATCGTGTTGGGCGTGCTGGCGTTCATCGCGCTGCTCACCTACCTGTTCGCGTGGGACGGGACCGGTGGCCCGACCCTCATCGACCGGCTGTTCGGGGACGACCCCCCGCTCCCCGTCGTCTACCTCACGCTGCTCGTCCTCTGGGACCTGACCTACCGGATCGGAACCTCGTGGTGGAGCGCGGTCGTGGCGCTGTGGCGCGCGGTCCACGTCGATCTGCCGGACGAGGAGCGGGCGGTCGTCCGCCGGCTCGACGCCGAGAACATCGGCTTCTCGCTCGTCCAGCTGGCGCTCGTCCCGTTCCTGCTCACCGAGCCCGTGCTGCTCGGCGCGGTGGTCGGCCACGTCATCGCCGTCGCCGTCGTCTGCTCGCTCGCGATCTGGCTCACCTGA
- the pspAB gene encoding PspA-associated protein PspAB encodes MGIFDTIRAVLGTSAETDATREADPEDLFGMSTAYMTMEADLRYDHCGEAALCFSGMDSTRFDEAVETVEAILEAGEIDTGTGFHRYEDDHGYQWFVLEDDDPEDLVTSVHFAADQFIEEGFGSRLLAAVFGFENDDGPVYWIYSFRRGAYYPFAPRGTSDRNQRVEFKLQSVLDGELGLEDDESYWYPLWPDAPGSHPWE; translated from the coding sequence ATGGGCATCTTCGACACGATCCGGGCCGTGCTCGGGACGAGCGCCGAGACCGACGCGACCCGCGAGGCGGACCCCGAGGACCTCTTCGGGATGTCGACCGCGTACATGACGATGGAGGCGGACCTCCGCTACGACCACTGCGGCGAGGCCGCCCTGTGTTTCTCCGGGATGGACAGCACACGCTTCGACGAGGCGGTCGAGACCGTCGAGGCCATCCTGGAGGCCGGCGAGATCGACACCGGCACCGGCTTCCACCGGTACGAGGACGACCACGGCTACCAGTGGTTCGTGCTGGAGGACGACGACCCCGAGGACCTGGTGACGAGCGTCCACTTCGCGGCCGACCAGTTCATCGAGGAGGGGTTCGGGTCGCGGCTGCTCGCGGCCGTCTTCGGCTTCGAGAACGACGACGGCCCCGTCTACTGGATCTACTCGTTCCGCCGGGGCGCGTACTACCCGTTCGCGCCGCGGGGGACGAGCGACCGGAACCAGCGGGTCGAGTTCAAGCTCCAGTCCGTCCTGGACGGCGAACTCGGCTTGGAGGACGACGAGTCGTACTGGTACCCGCTGTGGCCCGACGCGCCCGGGAGCCACCCGTGGGAGTGA
- a CDS encoding DUF5786 family protein gives MGAYDEAEHERREKKTSEVDADFDAERPEYSGSLTYDSGDSTEALLDKFEELQGK, from the coding sequence ATGGGTGCCTATGACGAGGCCGAGCACGAGCGTCGCGAGAAGAAGACCAGCGAAGTCGACGCCGACTTCGACGCGGAGCGGCCCGAGTACTCCGGTTCCCTGACCTACGACTCGGGCGACTCGACGGAGGCACTCCTCGACAAGTTCGAAGAGCTTCAGGGCAAGTGA
- a CDS encoding PHP domain-containing protein, with amino-acid sequence MPPESADSVDSAGSADTAEPIVADLHAHTTVSDGTLTLDEVPAAAREAGVDWAAVTDHDRIHPGLDAPVVERDGVRVVRGIELRVDAGFERLDLLGYGVEHTDALDAEVERLQRDRRERGAAILDAVEDRLGVDLDVEPRAGLGRPHIARAIDESDAPYDYAGAFDELIRNDGPCYVAREVTPLDEGLDLLADACALVGLAHPFRYERVDEALGVARERDEIGAVERFYPYGRAVDDERIDRVAAEADLLRTGGTDAHERTLGVAGLTESAFEPVRERLPEPVSVQSFATGSSPAAAPDEQD; translated from the coding sequence ATGCCCCCCGAATCCGCCGATTCCGTCGATTCCGCGGGATCGGCCGACACCGCCGAACCGATCGTCGCCGACCTCCACGCGCACACGACCGTCTCGGACGGGACCCTGACGCTCGACGAGGTGCCCGCGGCCGCCCGCGAGGCCGGCGTCGACTGGGCCGCCGTCACCGACCACGACCGGATCCACCCCGGGCTCGACGCGCCGGTCGTCGAGCGCGACGGCGTCCGGGTCGTCAGGGGGATCGAGCTCCGAGTCGACGCCGGCTTCGAGCGCCTGGACCTCCTCGGGTACGGCGTCGAACACACCGACGCGCTCGACGCGGAGGTCGAGCGCCTCCAGCGCGACCGCCGCGAGCGCGGCGCCGCCATCCTCGACGCGGTCGAGGACCGGCTCGGCGTCGACCTCGACGTAGAACCCCGAGCGGGGCTGGGGCGACCGCACATCGCGCGGGCGATAGACGAGTCCGACGCGCCCTACGACTACGCCGGCGCGTTCGACGAGCTGATCAGGAACGACGGGCCGTGTTACGTCGCGCGCGAGGTGACCCCGCTCGACGAGGGACTGGACCTGCTCGCCGACGCCTGCGCGCTCGTCGGGCTCGCGCACCCGTTCCGGTACGAGCGCGTCGACGAGGCGCTCGGGGTCGCCCGCGAGCGCGACGAGATCGGCGCGGTCGAGCGCTTCTACCCGTACGGCCGCGCCGTCGACGACGAGCGGATCGACCGCGTCGCCGCCGAGGCCGACCTGCTCAGAACCGGCGGGACGGACGCGCACGAGCGCACCCTCGGCGTCGCCGGGCTGACGGAATCGGCGTTCGAACCCGTCCGCGAACGCCTGCCCGAACCGGTCTCCGTCCAGTCGTTCGCGACCGGATCGTCCCCCGCCGCGGCGCCCGACGAACAGGATTAA